A region from the Manihot esculenta cultivar AM560-2 chromosome 13, M.esculenta_v8, whole genome shotgun sequence genome encodes:
- the LOC110629183 gene encoding AUGMIN subunit 2 produces MSMGTDTTWVGKKPLRRIGGMSDALSIAADLGFSVAPPPSQEELQNLSIATGEKGDDLIRVLRELTTVQRKIADLQVELQGRKDDKNVAHLTHVSEMEKKIETLARITTILKDVIQNKDRIIARLQQPYSLDCIPVEAEYQKQFSELLMKAASDYGALTASVSDFQWSQNFKESPSIWGEMLRPIPVALASCTRFFEAMSAMRESFATLQNLRVGDSVSSLPKTPANDPSQRLPGDSDCATPPPWRNESSFDDLAVKSQRKQELERQEADDESSEMGDSNQVDGTSHRRLSWPPSVKKNGI; encoded by the exons ATGTCCATGGGAACCGACACCACCTGGGTCGGCAAAAAGCCTCTCAGACGCATTGGAGGCATGTCCGATGCTCTCTCCATCGCAGCCGATCTTGGATTTtctgttgcacctcctccttcTCAG GAAGAACTCCAGAACTTATCCATAGCCACTGGAGAAAAAGGTGACGACTTGATTAGGGTTTTAAGAGAATTAACCACTGTACAAAGAAAAATAGCAGATCTACAAGTGGAACTACAAGGTCGAAAG GATGACAAAAATGTGGCACATTTGACACATGTGAGTGAAATGGAAAAGAAGATTGAGACTTTGGCTAGAATTACTACTATACTGAAGGATGTCATTCAGAATAAG GACCGTATTATAGCCCGTCTTCAACAACCATATTCACTGGATTGTATTCCAGTGGAAGCAGAATATCAG AAACAATTTTCAGAATTACTGATGAAGGCTGCAAGTGATTATGGTGCTTTGACAGCATCTGTTTCGGATTTCCAGTGGAGTCAGAACTTTAAGGAGTCTCCTTCAATATGGGGG GAAATGCTACGCCCTATTCCTGTTGCTTTAGCATCCTGTACCCGATTCTTTGAAGCAATGTCTGCCATGAGAGAATCATTTGCTACTCTCCAAAATTTGAGAGTAGGTGATTCAGTTTCCTCTTTGCCAAAAACACCAGCAAATGATCCTTCACAGAGACTACCAGGAGATTCAGATTGTGCGACTCCTCCGCCTTGGAGAAATGAATCCAGTTTCGATGACTTAGCAgtgaaaagccaaaggaaacAAGAACTTGAGAGGCAAGAAGCAGATGATGAAAGTAGTGAAATGGGTGACTCTAATCAAGTTGATGGCACAAGTCATAGAAGATTGTCTTGGCCTCCATCAGTTAAAAAGAATGGTATATAA